A window of Lawsonia intracellularis PHE/MN1-00 genomic DNA:
ATTTACTTTTTATTAGGTTAATATGTGCAACAATGGATAGAGAATTAATAAAAAAAGTACTAGGGCTTATTATAAAGAACTTCAGAGAAGAACAAGGGCTAAGTCGGTATATAGTAGCAAAAGAAAGTGGTTTGGATTCTTCTTGGTTACGAAGATTAGAAGATGGAAAATCTGGAATTCGAACTGAAACACTCATTTTAATTGCACGTGGATTAAAACTTCCTGCAGCAACTATTATTACAAAAATCGAACAAGCACTTGAAAATCCAGATGCATGGCTAGCTAACTATAGAACAACTAGTGACAGTATATAGCTCTTCTTTTTCATGTTATCGTTACCTTAACCATGTAACTAATCATACATACCATTTTTGTATGATTTACTATTCAGCACTATATAGAGAAATGTTCTCCATTATCAGTTTATAATAAAAAACTATCACCACATTTTATATAGTACTTTTCTTATAAAGACAGGATAAACAGTATTCTATTTTACTATTCTGTTACCTCCAGGAGTCATACATAGTTTGTTCAGAGTAACTTGATGAAGAAACAGGTATAAATCCATCTTTGATAGATACAGAAGAACAAGCAATTTCCCATAACATTTCTAATGCATCAGGACCATCATCATGATCAGCTTTTGGGAAATGGCGAAGTTGATGGATAAGTTCTTGTTGTGATGGGTGCAAAAGAATATGTTTTTGAACCATATGAGGTTGTAATGATTCAATACGTAACAATTTATCTGAATTATGTGTAATTGCTTTAACTGGTAAAGCTAATCCGCTTTTCTCTGCCCGTTGAACAAGAACATGTGCAAAAAACTCTTGAAACTGCACGGCTTCTACTCCCCATAAAACAGGTTTGTATTGTCTATGTAAAGCAATAATATCTTCAATAATCCTATCTGGATGACGTTTCCTAATAGATGCTTCTATCACATGAAGTGTCATAGATT
This region includes:
- a CDS encoding helix-turn-helix domain-containing protein; translated protein: MDRELIKKVLGLIIKNFREEQGLSRYIVAKESGLDSSWLRRLEDGKSGIRTETLILIARGLKLPAATIITKIEQALENPDAWLANYRTTSDSI